GTCTCTCATACAGGAACATCAAGACTTAATGGAGATATCCCTTCAATGGAGATATTAATGGAGATATCCACCCTTTTTAATGGAGATATCCATAACCGGATCCATAATATCCATGCCCATAAGTGGATGGGTAGCTGGGTCCATAAGCAGTGGCAGGAGATCCATAAGTGGGCACACCATAAGCTGAAGCTCCATAAGTTGCCGCTCCATAAGCAGCTAATGGCGTCTTAGCATAGATGGGCGCTGCAGATACGGCTGGTATTGCTGACACGGCAGGTACTGTAGCCACGGCAGGCACGGCAGGAACAGGTACAGATTTGGCGATATGGTAGGTATTAGAATACGAGGTGGCCGTAGGTGTGAAGGCTTTCACTATTGGAGCTGCACCGTAAGTTGGTGAACCGTAAGACGGTGTACCGTAAACCGATGTACCGTAAGACGGTGTACCGTAGACTGCTGTACCGTAAGTCGGTGTACCGTAGGCGGGAGAGCCGTAAGCTGGGGTTCCGTAGGCTGGTGTTCCGTAGGCTGGAGAACCGTATCCGTAGGTAAGATCTACGGCTGG
The genomic region above belongs to Nilaparvata lugens isolate BPH chromosome 5, ASM1435652v1, whole genome shotgun sequence and contains:
- the LOC111051430 gene encoding transcription elongation factor SPT5-like, with amino-acid sequence MISLILLSASLASVSAGFLDHSSAYGYATAPAVDLTYGYGSPAYGTPAYGTPAYGSPAYGTPTYGTAVYGTPSYGTSVYGTPSYGSPTYGAAPIVKAFTPTATSYSNTYHIAKSVPVPAVPAVATVPAVSAIPAVSAAPIYAKTPLAAYGAATYGASAYGVPTYGSPATAYGPSYPSTYGHGYYGSGYGYLH